Within the Montipora foliosa isolate CH-2021 chromosome 11, ASM3666993v2, whole genome shotgun sequence genome, the region accgggtgaaatggttgtgcacaTGCGTATTGTGTTgaccacaccgggttggtgttatggtcaatctcgaccccagatcTCTTCTCTCTTGCGCATACTGAGGGGAagaagtgtcttctcattggatTTTGTGAcgaacaatgaaaagcgtctctgatttGTGCATTGATGTTAGTaagaggagtgagcaggcgccgtaaggttcaaatagccaatttttggctgtaagaaccctacggcgcatgttttcctacatagagtttcccagagcctcgggtcatgcgcagacataagatcTGAGGCTCTGGTTACGAGAATGGTGTCATGGTGTGccactttgcttttttttggtttttcgctTTGCAAAATATGACCCTTCAGATAAAGTAGTGCAATACAAAATGGTGACAAAACCGTTGAGAAATCAAGTGGTTAATTCCATATCGTTTTTTGCCTTAAATCAATTACTCTgtgtcggaaaaaaaaaatgaattctcCCTATTCGCTGTAGTTCCGGTTACAAAATTGACTTTTCTGACCATATCCGCAAATGCAAGCGCGTTTTATTTCCATACAAAGGCcggaattttctttttatttacgTCGATCATTACAACACAGCGTATTACATACTGGAGCGCAATAGTTTGGACAAGAAGGCGGACATGTCTTTGGCTCTACCATCTCTTGCGTTGCTTGCGCCGGAATATTCTGTGGCAGCTGCCCCGCGGAATAATCTTGGTATGGCATTGGTAGAGGGCGATACACGTTTACGGATGGAATTAGCTGCGAGGAAAAGCCATTCGAAGAGAATGCTTGTGGAGTCTGAGAACGTCCCCACAAAGGTTGGAGACCCGGTGATGCAGGTTGGGGATTAGGTGTTTGTGTTTGTGCTTGAAACTGCTGTCCGGAAACTGGAAAAGGCGAGGACGCCGGATATCCCTGGTTAAAAACAGGAACCGGGACCGGCTGGGGACGAGAAATAGTTAGAATAGGTCGATAGAGTCTGATCTTCCAAGTTGTCTGAGGGGAAGTCAATGGGTAAGGAGGACGAGGAGCAAAACCTTGAGAGGAATACCCCTGGGGAGCCTGCCCCTGGAGAGCATACCCCTGTTGAACATACCCCTGCTGATTGAACGGATACCCCTGCTGATTGGACGGCTGACGATTATAGCTCTGTAAGCCATACCCTTGTGGACTATAACGCTGTGGAACGAATCCCTGAGAACCACCCCCTTGGGCTACATATCTTGTAAGAGGAAGCACAGGCCTGACTGGTCCCATCTGAGGAGTCTTCTCGTGTGATTTTTTGGAAGATTCGTCCTCTTTCTCTTtacctttttgtttgtttttgccctTTGGATTCTTGTCATGGTGTTTTCCTACAAGGTTTGGTTGGCTGGGCCGTGGGGGCATGTACGTCGGAGGCAACGGGGCAGGTTGGTTATACTGTGGCGCATAAGGAAAAGTGAAGACCGTGCCTTGTAACTGAACGGGTGATTTCAAATCTGGTACATCCTGATTAGCTTTCTTGTTTGGTGTTATAGGCAAGGACACTGGTGTAGCGAGACTCAGCCGCGGTATCggcatttgttgttgttgcggtGTATTTGCTGGCCACAATTGAGTGTACATTGGACTTGAATTCGGTTGGTATGCCTGTGGAGATTGATTCATGGCTTGTGGGACCATTGGCACAAGTAAGTATCGAAGCGAAGTTTTTGGCGCGTTGGAAGTGACTTGACTTTGTAGAGGCTGCGGCTGAGATGAAAACAGGTAACGATTGTCTCGTTGTTGCGCGGGAAATAATAACGAAGACAACTTGGGTCTAGGGGGGACCGGAAATTGCGGTGGTGGTATCATTGGCTGAGGTACATACTGAGGTTGCTGGCGAGATTGGTAGGGCTGTGGTTGCACGGGAACTCGATACTGGTATTGTGAAAGAGGCGGATGATATTGGACTGGCGCAGGTAATACACGATATAGTCCTTGTATAGGTTTTGAGTAAAGTGCGCCATTGTTCACGAGAAACGGGTTTTGAGAAGGGTTAGCGGGAAACTGATTGGGTAGGTTGTAACGGGCCTGGGGGCTGGCAGAAGAGCTGAAAACAGATTGCTGTGAGAGCTGCCGTTGTTGAACCCCAAACATTCCTCCTGGAGGGCTTGTTAAAAACTGCTGGCCAAACGAATCGCAGCACCATGGACTGCAAACGGCAGGAACGCATTGTGAGGCTAAACAGTGGGCAGGGCACGAGGTACTAACTTGATCCGCTGGCAAAAGAGGAAAACAGACGGAATTGTTATAATGTGTG harbors:
- the LOC137975036 gene encoding uncharacterized protein; protein product: MVCGLQYVGSATTKFRLRFHNHKSRLRAHSSKSTVDSNRFGTMLYRTCFVELLVSFLTTVQTQTASALATKAASVASQKNKQSAFVEAELRLMNKYRLMHAATPLQLSQDLSKEAKAWATQLANQDKEKINVNSKYGQNIFSSKNTDKLAAKSVRSWYNGIRFYDFHSAKSSLKSVYFTQLVWLASQEVGIGKAVSGSGKTYIVALFDPPGNKRGYLYNVKPVSGSGVGKRGPSKCPDEYKLYNNVCYKYFPGPVNWVQASEKCTEQFSSLASIESQAEDFFMRTVVISGNASDAWIGASDLNNEGIMSWLDGTPNHYINWDFYQDNFSGKKCGVIETNFNWKYKPCDKARGFICKSPLRGLSRYMVLIRYDDKLWTDNLYYSASPRYQALSRHIQEAILAVYGDFDWFEEVSLYRFSKGEEDKILANIKLSFTPDDDSPSDPMLFLREAIRGASNGNSSKKSDVSGILHGEKVKLVNVTLLTADQVSTSCPAHCLASQCVPAVCSPWCCDSFGQQFLTSPPGGMFGVQQRQLSQQSVFSSSASPQARYNLPNQFPANPSQNPFLVNNGALYSKPIQGLYRVLPAPVQYHPPLSQYQYRVPVQPQPYQSRQQPQYVPQPMIPPPQFPVPPRPKLSSLLFPAQQRDNRYLFSSQPQPLQSQVTSNAPKTSLRYLLVPMVPQAMNQSPQAYQPNSSPMYTQLWPANTPQQQQMPIPRLSLATPVSLPITPNKKANQDVPDLKSPVQLQGTVFTFPYAPQYNQPAPLPPTYMPPRPSQPNLVGKHHDKNPKGKNKQKGKEKEDESSKKSHEKTPQMGPVRPVLPLTRYVAQGGGSQGFVPQRYSPQGYGLQSYNRQPSNQQGYPFNQQGYVQQGYALQGQAPQGYSSQGFAPRPPYPLTSPQTTWKIRLYRPILTISRPQPVPVPVFNQGYPASSPFPVSGQQFQAQTQTPNPQPASPGLQPLWGRSQTPQAFSSNGFSSQLIPSVNVYRPLPMPYQDYSAGQLPQNIPAQATQEMVEPKTCPPSCPNYCAPVCNTLCCNDRRK